In Methanomassiliicoccales archaeon, the sequence GACAATAGCTGCATCACCAGTCTTGAGGAACTGCGGATTCTCTTCTTTCACAGCGCCAGTCCGTGGGTCAAGTTTTTTGAGCAGCTCCACAAACCTGCATGCGACCTGAGCTGTGTGACAGTGGAAGACCGGTGTGTAACCCACTGTGATAACAGATGGATGGTTGAGGACCATGATCTGCGCAGTAAAGCTCTTCGCAACAGTTGGTGGATTATCAACCGGACCTGCTACATCTCCCCGTTTGATGTCAGTTTTTGCGATACCCCTCACGTTGAAGCCAATGTTGTCTCCTGGCACAGCCTGTGAGAGAGGTTCATGATGCATCTCGATACTCTTGACTTCGCCGACTTTGTTAGAGGGCATAAAAATAACCTTCATGTCAGGCTTAAGTATCCCAGTTTCAACCCTTCCAACCGGAACCGTTCCGATACCCGTAATCGAATAAACATCTTGAATTGGAATTCTGAGGGGTAAGTTGATTGCCTTTGGCGGTTCCTCGAGAGCGTTAAGAGCCTCCACGAGTGTCGGGCCCTTGTACCAACTGAGATTCGGCGATGGCTTCACGACATTGTCGCCTTGGTATGCGCTAATAGGTACGAACTGGATCTTCTCAATCTTATATCCCACCAGTTTCAAGAGGTTTGTTACCTGATCCTTGACTTCATTGAAACGCTTCTGATCGTAAGGCGGCTTCGTTGCATCCATTTTATTGACGGCGACGACAACCTGGTTCACACCCAGTGTTCTTGCGAGGAAAATATGTTCCTTGGTTTGTTCCTGGGGGCCTTCCGCAGCGGAGACCACGACAACAGCAGCATCGGCCTGGCTCGTTCCAGTAATCATATTCTTTACAAAGTCCCTGTGACCGGGTGCGTCAATGACCGTAAAGTAGTATTTGTCCGTGTTGAATTTCTTATGTGATACGTCAATGGTCAGACCACGCTCCCGCTCTTCTTTCAGGCTATCCATAACCCAGGCGAATTCGAAAGTAGCCTTACCTTTCTCCTCAGCCATCTTACGATACTTCTCGATCAGATACGGTTCGATATGGCCAGTGTCGAGTAACAACCTTCCGACAGTTGTCGATTTGCCATGATCGACATGACCAATGAACACCAAGTTCATGTGAGGTTTCTCAGCCATTTTCTTGCCTCCATTTTCATTGTTAAGGATTTTGACCTTTAATAATTGTTCTGAGTCTCCATACTGTTCTTGATATTTAACGCTTTTTCCAATCATCCAGCGTAGTATGATGCATCATACGGTTCTGGCTTCAGACCCTTTCTCGTTCTTATCTCTGCAACGATCTTCGGTTGCAACTCTGGTGGTACACGAACAAATCCTGCGTTCTCAGTTGACCATAGTGCCCTTCCCTGCGTGGCGCTCCTGATCGCACTTGCAAAGCCGAACATTTCCGCGACAGGAGCTCTTGCTACTACGACCGTATTCTCCTGTTCCTGCTTTATGTCCTCAATGATGCCTCTTCTAGATTGCAGTTCCCGTACAGCGTCTCCCATGTACTCCTGGGGGACGTTAATAAAAACCTTCTGAATCGGCTCGAGAAGGATCCTTTCCCCAAGACACATTGCCCCATATATCGCTGATCTTGTTGCCGGGATTACCTGTGCTGGTCCTCGATGAATGCTGTCTTCATGCAACTTTGCATCAACGAGCCTTACCTTTAAACCCATGACTTTTTCCTGGGCAAGAGGGCCTAGATTCATTGCTTCTTCAAACGCCTGTTTGCACAACTCGATCGTCTCGTGCAGATACTGAATTCCTTTGGTCACATCCAGGAAAATATTAGTGTCCTTGAATGCGACCACACCCTTCGCTTCTTCTCGATCCATACCTAAATCCTGAAGCTTCTTGGCAAGCGCTTTTGCGTCCTTGATCCTTCCCTCGGTCTGAATCTCACCACTTCGAATCGCTTCAAAAACAGCCTCTTCTAGTGGTTCGACTTCGATGTAAAATCTGTTGTGCTTGTTTGGAGACTTACCTTCAAATGGGCCCCCCTTACCCTTGACACACTCCCGATAAACAACTATCGGTTGGGATGCTTTGATGTCCACCTTGTATTCGTTTATAATTCGATACTGGGTAACTTCCAGATGAAGTTCTCCCATCCCAGAAAGCAGATGCTCCCCAGTCTCCTGATTGATCTCTACTTGAATTGAAGGATCTGCTTTCGCAACCATTCGTAAAACCTCGACGAGTTTCGGCAGATCTTTCATGTGCTTCGCTTCGACCGCAACGGTAACAACGGGTTCTGTGTAGTGGACAATCTTTTCAAACGGCTCCATGTCCTTTAGTGATGAGACCGTCGATCCAGCGATAGCGTCTTTCAAACCAGTTACTGCGACAATGTTACCCGCAGCCATCGCGTCAACGGGAATCCTGTCAGCACCGACTGAAAGCGCTACGGTCTGAACTCTATTGACGTCGGGCATGCCAATAACATAGAGCTCATCACCTTTCTTTATAGTGCCGCTGAACAACCGGCCAACTGCCA encodes:
- the tuf gene encoding translation elongation factor EF-1 subunit alpha, with translation MAEKPHMNLVFIGHVDHGKSTTVGRLLLDTGHIEPYLIEKYRKMAEEKGKATFEFAWVMDSLKEERERGLTIDVSHKKFNTDKYYFTVIDAPGHRDFVKNMITGTSQADAAVVVVSAAEGPQEQTKEHIFLARTLGVNQVVVAVNKMDATKPPYDQKRFNEVKDQVTNLLKLVGYKIEKIQFVPISAYQGDNVVKPSPNLSWYKGPTLVEALNALEEPPKAINLPLRIPIQDVYSITGIGTVPVGRVETGILKPDMKVIFMPSNKVGEVKSIEMHHEPLSQAVPGDNIGFNVRGIAKTDIKRGDVAGPVDNPPTVAKSFTAQIMVLNHPSVITVGYTPVFHCHTAQVACRFVELLKKLDPRTGAVKEENPQFLKTGDAAIVKIEPTKPMVIERAKDFPPLGRFAIRDMGQTVAAGVCIDVEKKEM
- a CDS encoding elongation factor EF-2 is translated as MGRKEDNIKKAQKLMLDPKHIRNIGTAAHIDHGKTTLSDNLIAGAGMMSEELAGKQLLLDYDEQEQARGITINAANASMVHTYNGEEYLINLIDTPGHVDFGGDVTRAMRALDGVIILVCAVEGVMPQTETVIRQALKERVRPILFINKVDRLINELKVTPQQMQQRFIAIITEVNRRISKFLPEPFNKTWQVKVEDGSVAFGSAFNKWAISVPYMKKSKISFNDIYEYCKNNDQKTLAKRSPLHEVLLDAVIHHIPNPLDAQKIRIPIIWKGDLDSEIGKAMMNCDPNGPTAFMVTKIIMDPHAGEVAVGRLFSGTIKKGDELYVIGMPDVNRVQTVALSVGADRIPVDAMAAGNIVAVTGLKDAIAGSTVSSLKDMEPFEKIVHYTEPVVTVAVEAKHMKDLPKLVEVLRMVAKADPSIQVEINQETGEHLLSGMGELHLEVTQYRIINEYKVDIKASQPIVVYRECVKGKGGPFEGKSPNKHNRFYIEVEPLEEAVFEAIRSGEIQTEGRIKDAKALAKKLQDLGMDREEAKGVVAFKDTNIFLDVTKGIQYLHETIELCKQAFEEAMNLGPLAQEKVMGLKVRLVDAKLHEDSIHRGPAQVIPATRSAIYGAMCLGERILLEPIQKVFINVPQEYMGDAVRELQSRRGIIEDIKQEQENTVVVARAPVAEMFGFASAIRSATQGRALWSTENAGFVRVPPELQPKIVAEIRTRKGLKPEPYDASYYAG